A section of the Burkholderia mallei ATCC 23344 genome encodes:
- a CDS encoding monovalent cation:proton antiporter family protein has protein sequence MISPLEMTLLLLLASVVGVVVFRSLNLPPMLGYLTVGILVGPHALGFAADLERAEHLAEFGVVFLMFSIGLEFSLSKLRAMRRLVFGLGLAQVLGTIAIALVLGALFERWMHITWEGSVALGGALAMSSTAIVSKMLAERLEIETEHGRNIFGVLLFQDLAVVPLLIVIAAFGGESSKDLAMSLGFAAVKIVVALALLLIVGQRFMTRWLNVVARRRSQELFVLNLLLVTLGAAFITDRFGLSLALGAFIAGMLISETPYRHQVEEDIKPFRDVLLGLFFVTTGMLLDPSVIWRHPLLVLAFFVGQVLLKSVMITGLARAFGATPGVAMRTGLGLAQAGEFGFVLLNLILDRHLVDATLLQSILASMLLSMLAAPFLIQNADRIVMRLSAAEWMQQSLQMTRIATQSIKQKGHVIICGYGRAGQNLARMLEQEGIAYVALDLDPDRVAAAAAAGESVVFGDAARRESLLAAGIHRAAAVAVTYANTPSALRVLHNVHELEPTLPAIVRTVDDADLEKLLAAGATEVIPEIVEGSLMLASHTLVLMGVPMRRVVRRVEEMRDARYSLLRGYFHGADDADDDDHEQVRLQSVPVDARADAVGRSLSELGLFALGLEVTAIRRHGIRGVEPDPETKLRASDIVVLRGLPEALAQAEERLSRHRREGGSAAVA, from the coding sequence GTGATTTCCCCGCTCGAAATGACGCTTCTGCTGCTGCTTGCCTCGGTGGTGGGCGTCGTCGTGTTCCGTTCGCTGAACCTGCCGCCGATGCTCGGCTATCTGACGGTCGGCATCCTGGTCGGTCCGCATGCGCTCGGCTTCGCGGCCGACCTCGAGCGCGCCGAGCATCTCGCCGAGTTCGGCGTCGTGTTCCTGATGTTCTCGATCGGCCTCGAGTTCTCGTTGTCGAAGCTGCGCGCGATGCGCCGGCTCGTGTTCGGGCTCGGGCTCGCGCAGGTGCTCGGCACGATCGCGATCGCGCTCGTGCTGGGCGCGCTCTTCGAGCGCTGGATGCACATCACGTGGGAAGGCAGCGTCGCGCTCGGCGGCGCGCTCGCGATGTCGTCCACCGCGATCGTCTCGAAAATGCTCGCCGAGCGGCTCGAGATCGAGACCGAGCACGGCCGCAACATCTTCGGCGTGCTGCTGTTCCAGGATCTCGCCGTCGTGCCGCTGCTCATCGTGATCGCCGCGTTCGGCGGCGAATCGTCGAAGGATCTCGCGATGTCGCTCGGGTTCGCGGCGGTGAAGATCGTCGTCGCGCTCGCGCTGCTGCTGATCGTCGGCCAGCGCTTCATGACGCGCTGGCTGAACGTCGTCGCGCGGCGGCGCTCGCAGGAGCTGTTCGTGCTGAACCTGCTGCTCGTCACGCTCGGCGCCGCGTTCATCACCGACCGCTTCGGCCTGTCGCTCGCGCTCGGCGCGTTCATCGCCGGGATGCTGATCTCCGAGACGCCGTATCGGCATCAGGTGGAAGAGGACATCAAGCCGTTTCGCGACGTGCTGCTTGGCCTGTTCTTCGTGACGACCGGGATGCTGCTCGATCCGAGCGTGATCTGGCGGCATCCGTTGCTCGTGCTCGCGTTCTTCGTGGGCCAGGTGCTGCTCAAGAGCGTGATGATCACGGGGCTCGCGCGCGCGTTCGGCGCGACGCCCGGCGTCGCGATGCGCACGGGGCTCGGGCTCGCGCAGGCGGGCGAGTTCGGCTTCGTGCTCCTGAACCTGATTCTCGACCGGCATCTCGTCGACGCGACGCTGTTGCAGTCGATCCTCGCTTCGATGCTGCTGTCGATGCTCGCCGCGCCGTTCCTGATCCAGAACGCGGATCGCATCGTGATGCGGCTGTCCGCCGCGGAATGGATGCAGCAGTCGCTGCAGATGACGCGCATCGCGACGCAGAGCATCAAGCAGAAGGGCCACGTGATCATCTGCGGCTACGGCCGCGCCGGGCAGAACCTCGCGCGGATGCTCGAGCAGGAGGGGATCGCGTACGTCGCGCTCGATCTCGATCCGGACCGCGTGGCGGCCGCGGCGGCGGCGGGCGAATCGGTCGTGTTCGGCGACGCCGCGCGCCGCGAATCGCTGCTCGCGGCGGGCATCCATCGCGCGGCGGCGGTGGCCGTCACCTACGCGAACACGCCGTCCGCGTTGCGCGTGCTGCACAACGTGCACGAGCTCGAGCCGACGCTGCCCGCGATCGTGCGCACCGTCGACGACGCCGATCTCGAGAAGCTGCTCGCCGCGGGCGCGACCGAGGTGATTCCGGAGATCGTCGAGGGCAGCCTGATGCTCGCGTCGCACACGCTCGTGCTGATGGGCGTGCCGATGCGGCGCGTCGTGCGGCGCGTCGAGGAGATGCGCGACGCGCGCTACAGCCTGCTGCGCGGCTACTTCCACGGCGCCGACGACGCGGACGACGACGACCACGAGCAGGTGCGGCTACAATCGGTGCCCGTCGACGCGCGCGCGGACGCGGTCGGCCGCTCGCTCTCCGAGCTGGGGCTGTTCGCGCTCGGCCTGGAGGTGACGGCGATCCGCCGGCATGGGATTCGCGGCGTCGAACCCGACCCCGAGACGAAGCTGCGCGCGAGCGACATCGTCGTGCTGCGCGGGTTGCCCGAGGCGCTCGCCCAGGCCGAGGAGCGGCTGTCGCGGCATCGGCGCGAAGGCGGATCGGCCGCGGTGGCGTGA
- the kdsD gene encoding arabinose 5-phosphate isomerase KdsD, producing the protein MIAKINDDRALALARDVLDIEANAVRALAEQLDGEFVAAVGLLLNCRGRVVVSGIGKSGHIARKIAATLASTGTPAFFVHPAEASHGDLGMVTKDDVFVAISNSGESEELVAILPLIKRLGAKLIAMTGRPASSLATLSDVHLNAGVAKEACPLNLAPTASTTAALALGDALAVAVLDARGFGSDDFARSHPGGALGRRLLTYVRDVMRTGDEVPAVPLDATLSDALFQITAKRMGMTAVIDDANRVAGIFTDGDLRRVLERDGDFRRLPIVDVMTRHPRTIAPDHLAVEAVELMERHRINQMLVVDERGALIGALNMHDLFSKKVI; encoded by the coding sequence ATGATAGCGAAAATCAATGATGATCGGGCGCTCGCGCTCGCCCGCGACGTGCTCGACATCGAGGCGAACGCCGTGCGCGCGCTCGCCGAGCAGCTCGACGGCGAATTCGTCGCCGCGGTCGGGCTGCTGTTGAACTGCCGCGGGCGCGTCGTCGTGTCCGGCATCGGCAAATCGGGGCATATCGCCCGCAAGATCGCCGCGACGCTCGCGAGCACCGGCACCCCCGCCTTTTTCGTCCACCCGGCCGAGGCGAGCCACGGCGACCTCGGCATGGTCACGAAGGACGACGTGTTCGTCGCGATCTCGAACTCCGGCGAATCGGAGGAGCTCGTCGCGATCCTGCCGCTCATCAAGCGGCTCGGCGCGAAGCTGATCGCGATGACGGGCCGCCCGGCATCGAGCTTGGCGACGCTGTCCGACGTCCACCTGAACGCGGGCGTCGCGAAGGAAGCCTGCCCGCTGAACCTCGCGCCGACGGCGAGCACGACGGCCGCGCTCGCGCTCGGCGACGCGCTCGCCGTCGCGGTGCTCGACGCGCGCGGCTTCGGCTCCGACGATTTTGCGCGCTCGCACCCGGGCGGCGCGCTCGGCCGGCGCCTGCTCACGTACGTGCGCGACGTGATGCGCACGGGCGACGAAGTGCCCGCCGTGCCGCTCGACGCGACGCTCTCCGACGCCCTGTTCCAGATCACCGCGAAGCGCATGGGCATGACGGCCGTCATCGACGACGCGAACCGCGTGGCCGGCATCTTCACCGACGGCGACCTGCGCCGCGTGCTCGAGCGCGACGGCGATTTCCGCCGGCTGCCGATCGTCGACGTGATGACGCGCCATCCGCGCACGATCGCGCCGGATCACCTCGCCGTCGAGGCGGTGGAACTGATGGAGCGCCACCGGATCAATCAGATGCTCGTCGTCGACGAGCGCGGCGCGCTGATCGGCGCGCTCAACATGCACGATCTGTTCTCGAAGAAGGTGATTTGA
- a CDS encoding KdsC family phosphatase: MSAPPATAAERASRVKLMIFDVDGVLTDGGLHFTAAGDAMKSFNTLDGHGVKLLGEAGIATAIITGRRSEALAARAKEMRIAHLHEGVENKLAVFGELLRALGLEPGECGYMGDDWPDLAVMLRCGFAAAPANAHPDVIARAHWVAEARGGHGAVREVCDAILRAQHRYDALLAAACGA, translated from the coding sequence ATGTCCGCGCCCCCTGCCACGGCGGCCGAACGCGCGAGCCGCGTGAAGCTGATGATTTTCGACGTCGACGGCGTGCTGACCGACGGCGGCCTCCATTTCACCGCGGCGGGCGACGCGATGAAGTCGTTCAACACGCTCGACGGCCACGGCGTGAAGCTCCTCGGCGAAGCGGGCATCGCGACCGCGATCATCACCGGCCGCCGCTCGGAGGCGCTCGCCGCGCGCGCGAAGGAAATGCGCATCGCGCACCTGCACGAGGGCGTCGAGAACAAGCTCGCCGTGTTCGGCGAACTGCTGCGCGCGCTCGGCCTCGAGCCCGGCGAGTGCGGCTACATGGGCGACGACTGGCCCGACCTCGCGGTGATGCTGCGTTGCGGCTTCGCGGCCGCGCCGGCGAACGCGCATCCGGACGTGATCGCGCGCGCGCATTGGGTCGCCGAGGCCCGCGGCGGTCACGGCGCGGTGCGCGAAGTGTGCGATGCGATCCTGCGCGCGCAGCACCGCTACGACGCGCTGCTCGCGGCCGCCTGCGGAGCCTGA
- the lptC gene encoding LPS export ABC transporter periplasmic protein LptC: MDGKFRLTSMIPLAAMAALAGGTYWLLQATLPPPGEAVVRPKSHTPDYFADNFSVTELDQTGSTQYRLTAAGLVHYEDDETSNLTRPALRAFQPGKPTVTATAKRGAVNGDVSIVDLYDDARILRAAGAGDPPMQADSQHFRVLVNDDVIETEKPVKLQRGLSIANAAAGMKYNNVTRVIELYGNVRGTIAASDTSGGAAGQPK; the protein is encoded by the coding sequence ATGGACGGCAAATTCCGGCTGACCTCGATGATCCCGCTCGCCGCGATGGCGGCGCTCGCGGGCGGCACGTACTGGCTGCTGCAGGCGACGCTGCCGCCGCCCGGCGAGGCCGTCGTGCGGCCGAAGTCGCACACGCCCGACTATTTCGCGGACAATTTCTCCGTCACCGAGCTCGACCAGACGGGCTCGACCCAGTACCGGCTCACGGCCGCGGGCCTCGTCCACTACGAAGACGACGAGACGAGCAACCTCACGCGGCCGGCACTGCGCGCGTTCCAGCCCGGCAAGCCGACCGTGACCGCCACCGCCAAGCGCGGCGCCGTCAACGGCGACGTGTCGATCGTCGATTTGTATGACGATGCGCGGATCCTGCGCGCGGCGGGCGCGGGCGACCCGCCGATGCAGGCGGATTCCCAGCATTTCCGGGTGCTGGTCAACGACGATGTGATCGAGACCGAAAAGCCGGTTAAACTTCAGCGCGGCCTGTCGATCGCGAACGCCGCCGCCGGGATGAAGTACAACAACGTCACCCGGGTCATCGAACTTTACGGCAACGTGCGCGGCACGATCGCCGCTTCCGACACGTCCGGCGGCGCTGCTGGCCAACCCAAGTAA
- the lptA gene encoding lipopolysaccharide transport periplasmic protein LptA yields MNESFPCLFPSGARRAARAMVAAALVAAPLAGLAPAAHAEKADRDKPINVEADNLTYDDLKQVTVATGNVVITKGTILIKGDRVEVRQDPQGYQYATATASGKKHASFRQKREGLDEYIDGDAERIDYDGKQDLTTLTTNATVRRLQGVSTVADTVHGSVITYDGQRDFYTARGGKDVAGPGNPGGRVRAMLTPKNSGPAPLSGGPAQLAPSNDMQGAPNP; encoded by the coding sequence ATGAACGAATCGTTCCCCTGTTTATTTCCGAGCGGCGCACGCCGCGCCGCGCGCGCGATGGTCGCGGCGGCGCTCGTCGCGGCGCCGCTCGCGGGCCTCGCGCCCGCAGCCCACGCCGAAAAGGCCGACCGCGACAAGCCGATCAACGTCGAAGCGGACAACCTGACCTATGACGACCTGAAACAGGTCACCGTCGCGACGGGCAACGTCGTCATCACGAAGGGCACGATCCTGATCAAGGGCGATCGCGTCGAAGTGCGCCAGGACCCGCAGGGCTACCAGTACGCGACGGCGACGGCCTCCGGCAAGAAACACGCGTCGTTCCGCCAGAAGCGCGAAGGCCTCGACGAATACATCGACGGCGACGCCGAACGGATCGACTACGACGGCAAGCAGGATCTGACCACGCTCACGACGAACGCGACCGTGCGCCGCCTGCAGGGCGTGTCGACCGTCGCCGACACGGTGCACGGCAGCGTGATCACGTACGACGGCCAGCGCGATTTCTACACGGCGCGCGGCGGCAAGGACGTCGCCGGCCCCGGCAACCCGGGCGGGCGCGTGCGCGCGATGCTCACGCCGAAGAACAGCGGCCCGGCGCCGCTGTCCGGCGGCCCCGCGCAGCTCGCGCCGTCGAACGACATGCAGGGAGCGCCCAACCCGTGA
- the lptB gene encoding LPS export ABC transporter ATP-binding protein, which yields MNALPNRQPAGTTSSLVVRNLKKRYGSRTVVKDVSLDVKSGEVVGLLGPNGAGKTTSFYMIVGLVPLDAGDISLNGSPISLMPIHKRASLGLSYLPQEASVFRKLTVEQNVRAVLELQHDENGKRLSKDAIGARTEALLEELQIAHLRENPALSLSGGERRRVEIARALASNPSFILLDEPFAGVDPIAVLEIQKIVKFLKQRNIGVLITDHNVRETLGICDHAYIISDGSVLASGAPKEIIENESVRRVYLGEHFRM from the coding sequence GTGAACGCGCTCCCCAATCGCCAGCCGGCCGGCACGACGAGCTCGCTCGTCGTGCGCAACCTGAAGAAGCGCTACGGCTCGCGCACCGTCGTCAAGGACGTGTCGCTCGACGTGAAGAGCGGCGAAGTCGTCGGCCTGCTCGGCCCGAACGGCGCCGGCAAGACGACGTCGTTCTACATGATCGTCGGCCTCGTGCCGCTCGACGCGGGCGACATCTCGCTGAACGGCAGCCCGATCAGCCTGATGCCGATCCACAAGCGCGCGTCGCTCGGCCTGTCGTACCTGCCGCAGGAAGCGTCGGTGTTTCGCAAGCTGACCGTCGAGCAGAACGTGCGCGCGGTGCTCGAGCTGCAGCACGACGAAAACGGCAAGCGGCTGTCGAAGGACGCGATCGGCGCGCGCACGGAGGCGCTGCTCGAAGAGCTGCAGATCGCGCATCTGCGCGAGAATCCGGCGCTGTCGCTGTCGGGCGGCGAGCGCCGCCGCGTCGAGATCGCGCGCGCGCTCGCGAGCAATCCGAGCTTTATCCTGCTCGACGAGCCGTTCGCGGGCGTCGACCCGATCGCGGTGCTCGAGATCCAGAAGATCGTGAAGTTCCTGAAGCAGCGCAACATCGGCGTGCTGATCACCGATCACAACGTGCGCGAGACGCTCGGCATCTGCGATCACGCGTACATCATCAGCGACGGCTCGGTGCTCGCGTCCGGCGCGCCGAAGGAAATCATCGAAAACGAAAGCGTGCGGCGCGTCTACCTCGGCGAGCACTTCCGCATGTAG
- a CDS encoding RNA polymerase factor sigma-54: MKASLQLRLSQHLALTPQLQQSIRLLQLSTLELQQEVATAIAQNPLLENDDDWIASPLRVAADGSVIAQTPASSAPEPMAGAPNGTAATNERTERDETAGVDEYDSYSADGGDASQWNLDDFGRSPAASDDDDLPPMQIHETSTSLRDHLMAQLRVTQASPRDRALVTFLIESLDDDGYLSASLEEVLADLPAELEVDVDELNAALALVHSFDPAGVGARSASECLKLQLLRLDPSPTRALALDIVSQHLELLAARDFTRLRKQLKATDDALRDAHALIRSLEPFPGAAYGKAEADYVVPDIIVKKAGQNWQAELNPEVVPKLRINNLYANILRNSRGDPSAGSLKQQLQEARWLIKNIQQRFETILRVAQAIVERQKNFFAHGEIAMRPLVLREIADTLGLHESTVSRVTTGKYMLTPFGTLEFKYFFGSHVSTDTGGAASSTAIRALIKQLIGAEDPKSPLSDSRIAELLAEQGFVVARRTVAKYREALKIPAVNLRKSL, translated from the coding sequence ATGAAAGCCAGTCTTCAACTTCGCCTGTCGCAGCATCTCGCGCTCACGCCCCAGCTTCAGCAGTCGATCCGGCTGTTGCAACTGTCGACGCTCGAACTGCAACAGGAAGTCGCGACGGCGATCGCGCAGAACCCGCTGCTCGAGAACGACGATGACTGGATCGCGAGCCCGTTGCGCGTCGCGGCCGACGGCTCGGTGATCGCGCAGACGCCCGCGTCGTCCGCGCCCGAGCCGATGGCGGGCGCGCCGAACGGCACGGCTGCGACCAATGAGCGCACCGAGCGCGACGAAACCGCCGGCGTCGACGAATACGACAGCTATTCGGCCGACGGCGGCGACGCGAGCCAGTGGAACCTCGACGACTTCGGCCGCTCGCCCGCCGCGTCCGACGACGACGATCTGCCGCCGATGCAGATCCACGAGACGTCGACGTCGCTGCGCGATCATCTGATGGCGCAGTTGCGCGTCACGCAGGCGAGCCCGCGCGATCGCGCGCTCGTCACGTTCCTGATCGAATCGCTCGACGACGACGGCTACCTGAGCGCGTCGCTCGAGGAAGTGCTCGCCGATCTGCCGGCGGAGCTCGAGGTCGACGTCGACGAACTGAACGCGGCGCTCGCGCTCGTGCACAGCTTCGATCCGGCGGGCGTCGGCGCGCGCTCCGCGTCCGAATGCCTGAAGCTGCAGTTGCTGCGCCTGGATCCGTCCCCGACGCGCGCGCTCGCGCTCGATATCGTGTCGCAGCATCTGGAGCTGCTCGCCGCGCGCGATTTCACGCGCCTGCGCAAGCAACTGAAGGCGACCGACGACGCGCTGCGCGACGCGCACGCGCTGATCCGCTCGCTCGAGCCGTTCCCCGGCGCGGCGTACGGCAAGGCCGAAGCCGATTACGTGGTGCCCGACATCATCGTGAAGAAGGCCGGCCAAAACTGGCAGGCGGAACTCAATCCGGAAGTGGTGCCGAAGCTGCGGATCAACAATCTTTACGCGAACATCCTGCGCAACAGCCGGGGCGATCCGAGCGCGGGATCGCTGAAGCAACAGCTTCAGGAAGCGCGCTGGCTGATCAAGAACATTCAGCAGCGGTTCGAGACGATCCTGCGCGTCGCGCAGGCGATTGTCGAGCGTCAGAAGAATTTCTTCGCGCACGGCGAAATTGCGATGCGCCCCTTGGTTTTGCGGGAAATAGCTGATACGCTGGGCCTACACGAGTCGACTGTCTCCCGTGTGACAACCGGCAAGTACATGCTGACCCCGTTCGGCACACTTGAATTTAAGTACTTCTTCGGATCGCACGTATCGACAGACACCGGAGGTGCCGCGTCGTCGACAGCGATCCGCGCCCTCATCAAACAACTGATAGGAGCCGAAGACCCCAAATCCCCTCTTTCGGACAGTCGCATAGCCGAGCTGCTAGCGGAACAAGGGTTCGTGGTCGCGCGCCGCACGGTTGCCAAATATCGCGAAGCCCTCAAGATCCCGGCGGTGAATCTGCGCAAGTCTCTGTAG
- the hpf gene encoding ribosome hibernation-promoting factor, HPF/YfiA family, with product MNLKISGHHLEVTPAIREYVITKLDRVLRHSDQVIDGAVILTVDNHKEKDKRQKAEITLHLKGKDIFVESANGDMYAAIDLLIDKLDRQVVKHMERLQTHAHEPLKHQQAAEQIELPPQ from the coding sequence ATGAACCTGAAGATCAGTGGACACCATCTCGAAGTCACGCCTGCTATCCGCGAATACGTGATCACCAAGCTCGACAGGGTGCTACGCCATAGCGATCAGGTCATCGATGGCGCCGTGATCCTCACGGTCGACAATCACAAAGAGAAGGACAAGCGGCAAAAGGCCGAAATCACGCTGCATCTGAAGGGCAAGGACATCTTCGTCGAAAGCGCGAACGGCGACATGTATGCGGCGATCGATCTGCTGATCGACAAGCTCGACCGTCAGGTCGTCAAGCACATGGAGCGCCTGCAGACGCATGCGCACGAGCCGCTCAAGCACCAGCAGGCCGCCGAGCAGATCGAGCTTCCGCCGCAATGA
- the ptsN gene encoding PTS IIA-like nitrogen regulatory protein PtsN: MENQSAARRPQAAPTPANMNRLAKILPLENVVIDLSVTSKKRVFEQAGLIFENQNGIARSTVTDNLFARERLGSTGLGEGVAIPHGRIKGLKHPLAAFVRLAEPIPFEAPDGQPVSLLIFLLVPEQATQAHLEILSEIAQLLSDRDTRERLHTEPDRDELHRLLTQWQP, translated from the coding sequence ATGGAAAATCAGTCCGCCGCGAGGAGACCCCAGGCCGCCCCTACGCCTGCCAACATGAATCGCCTAGCCAAAATCCTGCCTTTGGAGAACGTCGTCATCGACCTCTCCGTCACCAGCAAGAAACGCGTCTTCGAACAGGCCGGCCTGATCTTCGAGAATCAGAACGGCATCGCGCGCAGCACCGTCACCGACAATCTGTTCGCACGCGAACGTCTCGGTTCGACGGGCCTCGGCGAGGGCGTCGCCATTCCGCACGGCCGGATCAAGGGGCTCAAGCATCCGCTCGCCGCCTTCGTGCGGCTCGCCGAGCCGATTCCGTTCGAGGCGCCCGACGGCCAGCCCGTGTCGCTGCTGATCTTCCTGCTCGTGCCCGAGCAGGCGACGCAGGCGCACCTCGAAATCCTTTCCGAAATTGCCCAGCTGCTGTCCGATCGCGACACGCGCGAGCGTCTGCACACCGAACCGGACCGCGACGAGTTGCATCGACTCCTGACTCAGTGGCAACCTTAG
- the hprK gene encoding HPr(Ser) kinase/phosphatase — MDTSSINAQSIFDDNAAMLKLSWLTGHEGWERGFSADTVANATSSADLVGHLNLIHPNRIQVLGEAEIDYYQRQTDEDRSRHMAELIALEPPFLVVAGGAAAPPELVLRCTRSSTPLFTTPMSAAAVIDSLRLYMSRILAPRATLHGVFLDILGMGVLLTGDSGLGKSELGLELISRGHGLVADDAVDFVRLGPDFVEGRCPPLLQNLLEVRGLGLLDIKTIFGETAVRRKMKLKLIVQLVRRPDGEFQRLPLESQTVDVLGLPISKVTIQVAAGRNLAVLVEAAVRNTILQLRGIDTLRDFMDRQRLAMQDPDSQFPGKLV; from the coding sequence ATGGATACGTCCAGCATCAACGCCCAGAGCATCTTCGACGACAACGCAGCCATGCTGAAGCTCAGCTGGCTGACGGGGCATGAAGGCTGGGAACGCGGTTTTTCCGCCGACACGGTTGCGAACGCGACGTCGAGCGCCGATCTCGTCGGCCACCTGAACCTGATCCACCCGAACCGGATCCAGGTGCTCGGCGAAGCCGAGATCGACTACTACCAGCGCCAGACCGACGAAGACCGCTCGCGCCACATGGCCGAGCTGATCGCGCTCGAGCCGCCGTTTCTCGTCGTCGCGGGCGGCGCCGCCGCGCCGCCCGAGCTCGTCCTGCGCTGCACGCGCTCGTCGACGCCGCTGTTCACGACGCCGATGTCGGCCGCCGCGGTGATCGACAGCCTGCGCCTGTACATGTCGCGCATCCTCGCGCCGCGCGCGACGCTGCACGGCGTGTTCCTCGACATTCTCGGCATGGGCGTGCTGCTGACGGGCGATTCGGGCCTCGGCAAGAGCGAGCTCGGCCTCGAGCTGATCAGCCGCGGCCACGGCCTCGTCGCCGACGACGCGGTCGATTTCGTCCGACTTGGCCCCGATTTCGTCGAAGGGCGCTGCCCGCCGCTGCTGCAGAACCTGCTCGAAGTGCGCGGCCTCGGCCTGCTCGACATCAAGACGATCTTCGGCGAAACCGCGGTGCGCCGGAAAATGAAGCTCAAGCTGATCGTCCAGCTCGTGCGCCGGCCCGACGGCGAATTTCAGCGGCTGCCGCTCGAAAGCCAGACGGTGGACGTGCTCGGCCTGCCGATCAGCAAGGTGACGATCCAGGTCGCCGCGGGCCGCAACCTCGCGGTGCTCGTCGAGGCGGCGGTGCGCAACACGATCCTGCAACTGCGCGGCATCGATACGCTGCGCGACTTCATGGACCGCCAGCGCCTCGCGATGCAGGATCCGGACAGCCAGTTCCCCGGCAAGCTCGTGTAA
- the rapZ gene encoding RNase adapter RapZ, with the protein MRIVLITGISGSGKSVALNALEDAGYYCVDNLPPHVLPELARYLAHEGQNRLAVAIDARSSASLDEMPGLIRALSHEHDVRVLFLNASTQALIQRFSETRRRHPLSGSPSHDADVGLLVSLEEAIERERELVAPLAEFGHQIDTSNLRANVLRTWVKRFIEQKNDDLVLMFESFGFKRGVPLDADFMFDVRALPNPYYDHELRPLTGLDQPVVAFLDALPVVHQMLDDIETFLVKWLPHFREDNRSYLTVAIGCTGGQHRSVFLAETLAARLSRQASVIVRHRDAPVAVDASSRLVT; encoded by the coding sequence ATGCGCATTGTCCTCATCACCGGCATCTCCGGCTCCGGCAAGTCCGTCGCGCTGAACGCGCTCGAGGACGCGGGCTACTATTGCGTCGACAACCTGCCGCCGCACGTGCTGCCCGAGCTCGCCCGCTACCTCGCGCACGAAGGCCAGAACCGGCTCGCCGTCGCGATCGACGCGCGCTCGAGCGCATCGCTCGACGAAATGCCGGGCCTCATCCGCGCGCTGTCGCACGAGCACGACGTGCGCGTGCTGTTCCTGAACGCGAGCACGCAGGCGTTGATCCAGCGCTTCTCCGAGACGCGCCGCCGCCATCCGCTGTCGGGCTCGCCGTCGCACGACGCGGACGTCGGCCTTCTCGTGTCGCTCGAGGAAGCAATCGAGCGCGAGCGCGAGCTCGTCGCGCCGCTCGCCGAGTTCGGCCATCAGATCGACACGAGCAACCTGCGCGCGAACGTGCTGCGCACGTGGGTCAAGCGCTTCATCGAGCAGAAGAACGACGATCTCGTGCTGATGTTCGAATCGTTCGGCTTCAAGCGCGGCGTGCCGCTCGACGCCGATTTCATGTTCGACGTGCGCGCGCTGCCGAACCCGTACTACGACCACGAGCTGCGCCCGCTCACCGGGCTCGACCAGCCGGTCGTCGCGTTCCTCGACGCGCTGCCCGTCGTCCATCAGATGCTCGACGACATCGAGACGTTTCTCGTCAAGTGGCTGCCGCATTTCCGCGAGGACAATCGCAGCTACCTGACCGTCGCGATCGGCTGCACGGGCGGCCAGCATCGATCGGTGTTTCTCGCGGAGACGCTTGCCGCGCGTCTGTCGCGGCAGGCCAGCGTGATCGTGCGGCATCGTGACGCGCCCGTCGCCGTGGACGCGTCGTCGCGGCTCGTGACCTAG
- a CDS encoding LON peptidase substrate-binding domain-containing protein, which translates to MSSLSTTLIDLPLFPLHTVLFPGGLLPLKVFEARYLDMARACLRDDAPFGVCLLKSGPEVAQEGEVSVPETIGCMARIVECDTGEFGMLLLRTIGTQRFELLSHRVEANGLLVGIAEPMQEDIPLEGDSALAQFGACAEALERIVEVLRRSDAELPFAEPFRFDDPTWVSNRLAEVLPLDLRARQKLMEFPDVGARIDAVHRELNRHGWL; encoded by the coding sequence ATGTCCTCTCTGTCGACCACGCTCATCGATTTGCCGCTCTTCCCGCTGCATACGGTGTTGTTCCCGGGAGGGCTGCTGCCGCTGAAAGTCTTCGAAGCGCGTTATCTGGACATGGCGCGCGCCTGCCTGCGCGACGACGCGCCGTTCGGCGTGTGCCTGCTGAAGAGCGGCCCGGAGGTCGCTCAGGAAGGCGAAGTATCGGTACCCGAGACGATCGGCTGCATGGCGCGGATCGTCGAATGCGATACCGGCGAATTCGGGATGCTGCTCCTGCGCACGATCGGCACGCAGCGCTTCGAGCTGCTGTCGCATCGGGTCGAGGCAAACGGCCTGCTCGTCGGCATCGCCGAGCCGATGCAGGAAGACATCCCGCTCGAGGGCGACAGCGCGCTCGCGCAATTCGGCGCGTGCGCCGAAGCGCTCGAGCGGATCGTCGAGGTGCTGCGCAGGTCCGACGCCGAGCTGCCGTTCGCGGAGCCGTTCCGCTTCGACGACCCGACATGGGTGTCGAACCGGCTCGCCGAAGTGCTGCCGCTCGATCTGCGCGCGCGGCAGAAGCTGATGGAATTCCCCGATGTCGGCGCGCGCATCGACGCCGTGCATCGGGAGCTGAATCGGCACGGGTGGCTGTAG